One window of Flexivirga oryzae genomic DNA carries:
- a CDS encoding NUDIX hydrolase encodes MTQPLAPTLRDGRALQRLTGPDVPEQLGADVPSWVRDDQVLAFAIEEDGVRAGFVALRLPDHRDGAGQLAWQLRPEFRGHGLAGAALRAIIEHAFDNLALRRVEAFVDRRNRPAFRTAAAAGLRVEGVLRGYREGVDAAVLGRLSTDAVPGTRDAFTAWLNSSLPTKRAIGQALVRDESGRMLVCELVYKKPWDLPGGVVDPLESPAHAVVRELREELGVSARVRALAAVSWLPAWRGWDDATLFLFDVAVPPEELSAIRLQPREIRAVHWCDPAELAQHAADYTVRVAERALSALDAGTAPIYLEDGRPPRW; translated from the coding sequence ATGACGCAGCCGCTCGCACCGACCTTGCGCGACGGCCGGGCACTGCAGCGGCTGACCGGACCGGATGTGCCCGAGCAGCTCGGTGCGGACGTGCCGTCCTGGGTGCGCGACGACCAGGTGCTGGCCTTCGCGATCGAGGAGGACGGTGTCCGGGCGGGATTCGTCGCGTTGCGGCTGCCGGACCACCGCGACGGTGCCGGCCAGCTCGCCTGGCAGCTCCGGCCCGAGTTCCGCGGGCACGGCCTGGCCGGTGCCGCGCTCCGGGCGATCATCGAGCACGCGTTCGACAACCTGGCGCTGCGCCGGGTGGAGGCGTTCGTGGACCGGCGCAATCGTCCGGCGTTCCGGACCGCAGCGGCCGCGGGACTGCGCGTGGAGGGTGTGCTGCGGGGGTACCGGGAAGGAGTCGACGCCGCCGTGCTCGGCCGGCTCTCGACCGATGCGGTCCCGGGCACCCGGGACGCCTTCACCGCCTGGCTGAACAGCTCGCTACCGACCAAGCGGGCGATCGGCCAGGCGCTGGTGCGGGACGAGTCCGGCCGCATGCTGGTGTGCGAGTTGGTCTACAAGAAGCCGTGGGACCTGCCGGGCGGGGTGGTGGACCCGCTGGAGTCACCGGCCCACGCCGTCGTGCGCGAACTGCGCGAGGAGCTCGGGGTGAGCGCCCGGGTCCGCGCGCTGGCAGCGGTGAGTTGGTTACCCGCCTGGCGCGGCTGGGACGATGCCACGCTGTTCCTCTTCGACGTGGCGGTGCCGCCGGAGGAGCTGTCCGCCATACGCCTGCAGCCCCGGGAGATTCGGGCCGTGCACTGGTGTGATCCCGCCGAGCTCGCGCAGCACGCCGCCGACTACACCGTGCGGGTCGCCGAGCGGGCGCTGTCCGCGCTCGACGCCGGCACGGCCCCGATCTACCTCGAGGACGGCCGCCCACCCCGCTGGTGA
- a CDS encoding dihydrolipoamide acetyltransferase family protein translates to MGVKQFKLPDPGEGLVEADIVTWKIKPGDTVKVNDIVVEIETAKSLVELPIPWEGTVVELLVAEGDTVEVGAPIVAIEVAGAEDDAPAVAPGPPAAEPAATPDDSGERVANLVGYGSVAGATTRRARRAFEGNQGPGSQGPPLPAPDLHLHVATDALPSAPVPRDDIPAPTRSRAGGAFAPSGGKVLAKPPVRKFAKDNGIDLSQVQPTREDGVISRADVESFIAGGGAAAAPVAAAASYDGARETRVPVKGVRKMTAQAMVGSAFTAPHVTEFVTIDMTRTMELVERLKSDRDFRDLKVTPLLVLAKALCVAIKRNPGVNATWDEAAQEIVIKHYVNLGIAAATPRGLVVPNIKDADRMSMRELGEALGALVGTAREGRTPPADMSGGTITITNVGVFGVDTGTPIINPGESAILAFGQVRKMPWVVTDDDGVDQIVPRQVTQLGLSFDHRLIDGDLGSRFLADIAALLEDPAKALVWG, encoded by the coding sequence ATGGGAGTGAAGCAGTTCAAGCTGCCCGACCCCGGTGAGGGTCTGGTCGAGGCCGACATCGTCACCTGGAAGATCAAGCCGGGCGACACCGTCAAGGTCAACGACATCGTGGTCGAGATCGAGACGGCCAAGTCACTCGTCGAGTTGCCGATCCCGTGGGAAGGCACCGTCGTCGAGTTGCTCGTCGCCGAGGGCGACACCGTCGAGGTCGGCGCACCGATCGTCGCGATCGAGGTGGCGGGGGCGGAGGACGATGCACCCGCAGTTGCGCCCGGCCCACCCGCGGCGGAACCCGCTGCGACGCCAGATGATTCGGGCGAACGGGTCGCCAATCTCGTGGGCTACGGCTCGGTCGCGGGTGCCACCACTCGGCGGGCCCGACGCGCCTTCGAGGGCAACCAGGGCCCGGGCAGCCAGGGTCCGCCGCTGCCCGCGCCGGACCTGCACCTGCACGTCGCGACCGACGCGTTGCCGAGCGCACCGGTGCCGCGCGACGACATACCGGCGCCGACGCGCAGCCGTGCCGGTGGGGCGTTCGCCCCGTCGGGCGGCAAGGTGCTGGCCAAGCCGCCGGTGCGGAAGTTCGCCAAGGACAATGGGATCGACCTGTCGCAGGTGCAGCCGACCCGTGAGGACGGCGTGATCAGCCGGGCCGACGTCGAGTCGTTCATCGCCGGCGGCGGGGCAGCCGCTGCGCCGGTTGCGGCTGCCGCGTCATACGACGGGGCGCGGGAGACCCGGGTTCCGGTCAAGGGCGTGCGTAAGATGACCGCGCAGGCGATGGTCGGGTCGGCGTTCACCGCTCCGCACGTGACCGAGTTCGTCACGATCGACATGACCCGCACCATGGAGCTGGTCGAGCGGCTGAAATCCGACCGGGACTTCCGCGACCTCAAGGTCACCCCGCTGCTGGTGCTCGCCAAGGCGCTCTGCGTTGCGATCAAACGCAATCCGGGTGTCAACGCGACCTGGGACGAGGCCGCCCAGGAGATCGTGATCAAGCATTACGTCAACCTCGGCATCGCAGCGGCGACGCCGCGTGGCCTGGTCGTCCCCAACATCAAGGACGCCGACCGGATGTCGATGCGCGAGCTCGGTGAGGCGCTCGGCGCGCTCGTCGGCACCGCCCGCGAGGGCCGCACGCCGCCGGCGGACATGTCCGGCGGGACGATCACCATCACCAACGTGGGCGTCTTCGGCGTCGACACCGGCACCCCGATCATCAACCCGGGGGAGTCGGCGATCCTCGCCTTCGGGCAGGTCCGCAAGATGCCGTGGGTCGTCACCGACGACGACGGCGTCGACCAGATCGTGCCGCGCCAGGTGACCCAGCTCGGCCTGTCGTTCGACCACCGGTTGATCGACGGCGACCTGGGCTCGCGGTTCCTCGCCGACATCGCGGCACTGCTCGAAGACCCGGCGAAGGCGCTCGTCTGGGGCTGA
- the hisC gene encoding histidinol-phosphate transaminase, producing the protein MTDATPGTVRLRETLESIPRYVAGKPATEQPGRTTYKISSNENPYPPLPSVLDVVREAMQTMNRYPDIGTVALREAIADRFDVDPDQVATGTGSVGLLGTLLQITSGPGDEVVHAWRSFEAYPIVVGLSGATGVPVPLTGDARHDLSAMADAVTDRTRLIIVCTPNNPTGPAVRQDELEAFLARVPSDVLVVIDEAYLEFNRDPEAADALAVWRSRPNVAVLRTFSKAYGLAGLRVGYCIAHEQVASALRTAAVPFGVSHVAQQAAIASLAAYDELDERVRALVAERDRLLIGLRDLGFEVPDTQANFVWLPLGDRTPEFAAAAEAAGVVVRPFAGDGVRCSVGEVEATDRLLEVAHSWSGAGGA; encoded by the coding sequence ATGACTGACGCCACACCGGGGACCGTCCGACTGCGAGAGACCCTCGAGTCCATCCCCCGTTACGTCGCGGGCAAGCCGGCAACCGAGCAGCCCGGGCGGACGACCTACAAGATCAGCAGCAACGAGAACCCCTACCCGCCCCTCCCGTCCGTGCTGGACGTGGTGCGGGAGGCGATGCAGACGATGAACCGCTACCCGGACATAGGCACGGTCGCGCTGCGGGAGGCGATCGCCGACCGCTTCGACGTCGACCCCGACCAGGTGGCGACCGGCACCGGCAGCGTCGGGCTGCTCGGCACGCTGTTGCAGATCACCAGCGGCCCCGGCGACGAGGTCGTCCACGCCTGGCGGTCCTTCGAGGCCTACCCGATCGTGGTGGGGCTCTCCGGCGCGACCGGGGTGCCGGTGCCGCTGACCGGTGACGCCCGGCACGATCTGTCGGCGATGGCCGACGCGGTCACCGACCGCACGCGGCTGATCATCGTGTGTACGCCGAACAACCCGACCGGTCCCGCGGTCCGGCAGGACGAGCTCGAGGCGTTCCTCGCCCGGGTGCCGTCCGACGTGCTGGTCGTGATCGACGAGGCCTACCTGGAGTTCAACCGGGATCCGGAGGCTGCCGACGCCCTGGCCGTATGGCGCTCGCGGCCCAACGTCGCGGTGCTGCGCACCTTCTCCAAGGCCTACGGCCTGGCCGGGCTGCGCGTCGGCTACTGCATCGCGCACGAGCAGGTCGCCTCTGCGCTGCGCACCGCCGCCGTGCCGTTCGGGGTGTCCCATGTTGCGCAGCAGGCGGCGATCGCGAGTCTGGCGGCATACGACGAACTCGACGAGCGGGTCCGGGCGCTGGTCGCCGAACGCGACCGGTTGCTGATCGGGCTGCGGGACCTGGGCTTCGAGGTGCCGGACACCCAGGCCAACTTCGTCTGGCTGCCGCTCGGTGACCGGACGCCGGAGTTCGCCGCCGCTGCCGAGGCGGCCGGCGTCGTGGTGCGCCCGTTCGCGGGTGACGGTGTGCGGTGCAGCGTCGGCGAGGTCGAGGCCACCGACCGGCTGCTCGAGGTTGCGCACAGCTGGTCGGGTGCCGGCGGAGCGTAG
- a CDS encoding phage holin family protein — protein sequence MKNFLVKTGINAVALWIAAIVVPGITLAQDSKSTGSKVLTIIVVAAIFGVINAIVKPIAHFFSFPLIILTLGLFTFIVNAFMLQILSWLSNSLGLSFHIDDFFWAAILGALVVSFVSMLINMLLPDELEQH from the coding sequence ATGAAGAACTTCCTGGTCAAGACCGGTATCAACGCTGTCGCGCTGTGGATCGCCGCGATCGTCGTGCCAGGCATCACGCTGGCTCAGGACAGCAAGTCCACCGGCTCCAAGGTGTTGACGATCATCGTCGTCGCCGCGATCTTCGGCGTGATCAACGCGATCGTGAAACCGATCGCGCACTTCTTCTCGTTCCCGCTGATCATCCTGACGCTCGGGTTGTTCACCTTCATCGTCAACGCGTTCATGCTGCAGATCCTGTCGTGGCTGTCCAACTCACTGGGGCTGTCGTTCCACATCGACGACTTCTTCTGGGCGGCGATCCTCGGCGCCCTCGTGGTGTCGTTCGTGAGCATGCTGATCAACATGCTGCTCCCGGACGAGCTCGAGCAGCATTGA
- the pdhA gene encoding pyruvate dehydrogenase (acetyl-transferring) E1 component subunit alpha, translating into MPDDAMEPAPQAPAPVRHHETVVTGPMEHDITDGGPDMVQFVDGDGNRLPTSPANEAYAKIVEDLTPEDGRSMYRDLVLVRRIDAEGHALQRQGELGLWPSLLGQEAAQVGAGRAMRRQDYAFPGYREHGVAWCRDVPPENLLGMFRGVNHGGWDSNANNFHLYTIVIGNQMLHATGYAMGIQRDGDVGTGDPDRDAAVMAFTGDGGTAQGDFNEALVFAGVANAPLVFFVQNNQWAISEPNYKQFRIPPYQRARGFGFPGVRVDGNDVLAVYAVTKAALDAARAGQGPTLIEAFTYRMGAHTTSDDPTKYRIAAEVDIWREKDPITRMRGFLASKGYADEAFFDAVDKEADELAARIRKACQEMPNPPKPAMFDNVYVDPHPVVEREKAEFIAYQASFEGGK; encoded by the coding sequence ATGCCCGACGATGCGATGGAGCCGGCGCCGCAGGCGCCCGCACCCGTGCGACATCACGAGACGGTGGTGACAGGTCCGATGGAGCACGACATCACCGATGGCGGCCCCGACATGGTGCAGTTCGTCGATGGTGACGGCAACCGCCTGCCCACCTCCCCGGCGAACGAGGCCTACGCCAAGATCGTCGAGGATCTGACGCCCGAGGACGGCCGGTCGATGTACCGCGACCTGGTGCTGGTGCGCCGGATCGACGCCGAAGGCCACGCCCTGCAGCGCCAGGGCGAGCTCGGCCTGTGGCCGTCGCTGCTCGGTCAGGAGGCCGCGCAGGTCGGCGCCGGACGCGCGATGCGCCGCCAGGACTACGCGTTCCCCGGCTACCGCGAGCACGGCGTCGCCTGGTGCCGCGACGTGCCACCGGAGAACCTGCTCGGCATGTTCCGCGGCGTCAACCACGGCGGCTGGGACAGCAACGCCAACAACTTCCACCTCTACACGATCGTCATCGGCAACCAGATGCTGCACGCGACCGGCTACGCGATGGGCATCCAGCGCGACGGCGACGTCGGCACCGGTGACCCGGACCGTGACGCTGCAGTGATGGCGTTCACCGGCGACGGCGGCACGGCACAGGGTGACTTCAACGAGGCGCTGGTCTTCGCCGGCGTCGCCAACGCGCCGCTGGTCTTCTTCGTCCAGAACAACCAGTGGGCGATCAGCGAACCCAACTACAAGCAGTTCCGCATCCCGCCCTACCAGCGAGCACGCGGTTTCGGCTTCCCGGGCGTGCGGGTCGACGGCAACGACGTGCTGGCGGTGTATGCCGTCACGAAGGCCGCGCTCGACGCCGCCCGTGCGGGTCAGGGCCCGACATTGATCGAGGCGTTCACCTACCGGATGGGTGCCCACACGACATCGGACGACCCGACCAAGTACCGCATCGCCGCGGAGGTCGACATCTGGCGGGAGAAGGACCCGATCACCCGCATGCGTGGCTTCCTGGCCAGCAAGGGGTATGCCGACGAGGCGTTCTTCGACGCGGTCGACAAGGAGGCCGACGAGCTGGCGGCCCGGATCCGCAAGGCCTGCCAGGAGATGCCGAACCCGCCGAAGCCGGCGATGTTCGACAACGTCTACGTCGACCCGCACCCGGTGGTGGAGCGTGAGAAGGCGGAGTTCATCGCCTACCAGGCGTCGTTCGAGGGGGGCAAGTGA
- a CDS encoding FAD-binding and (Fe-S)-binding domain-containing protein, which yields MSLLAALRSAGLEVRDDSTTRAAYSSDASLYRVPPTAVAFPRSAQELATAYAVARDAGVPLTARGAGTSVAGNAVGPGLVLDLSRHFNRVLEIDPDARTARVEPGVVQDQLQRAAAPHGLRFGPDPSTSTRCTIGGMIGNNACGSRSLGYGRTADNVLALRGFFGTGGEFAVTSGSADPVESAEATALRTLGADHLAHIRTQFGRFGRQVSGYSMEHLLPERGADVARFLVGSEGTLGVVTEATVRLVPDPKHRRMIALGFADIVAAGAASPAVLAHDPTACEGLDARLIDVVRSRRGPGAVPDLPRGGAWLFVEVSGDDAAEVDARAAAVAADSSLGAVDSRVVMSAAETAELWRIRADGAGLAGRSPAGEPAWPGWEDAAVPPDQLGAYLRDFDELVASHGLTSAPFGHFGDGCMHVRLDLPLQRPDAKQVLRSFMTDAAKLVGRYGGSLSGEHGDGRARSELLPHMYDARSLALFAEAKRICDPENLLSPGVLVDPAPIDADLRFPAPAVPVARRTRRSSRLALAWAADGGDFGQSVHRCTGVGKCRADNTGSGGVMCPSYLATKEEKNSTRGRARVLQEMINGSVVQADWRAPEVHEALDLCLSCKGCLSDCPTGVDMASMKSEVLHQAYAGRRRPISHYTLGRLPQWLRLTRRAPRISRLAMRFGDRFGFTKRLGGVDPRRSIPVIAPTSFAQWAASHDLVPYAPGVTDRPALLWVDTFTDEFTPEIGAAMVSVLRDAGYRPVLPPRTVCCGLTLISTGQLDAAKSTLQALVSTLAPAADDGVPIVGVEPSCTAVLRHDLLELLPDDPAARAVAGATVTLAELLSRTDGWRAPDLAGVRIIAQPHCHHHAVMNWSADEKLLLDAGAEVTRVGGCCGLAGNFGVEQGHYEVSVAVAETNLLPAVREAGPDDVILADGFSCRTQLQDLAGTSAIHLAQLLAHAGAARP from the coding sequence ATGTCTCTGCTTGCCGCGCTGCGTTCCGCGGGCCTGGAGGTCCGTGACGACTCGACCACTCGTGCGGCATACAGCTCCGACGCGTCGCTCTACCGCGTCCCGCCGACCGCGGTCGCCTTCCCGCGCTCGGCGCAGGAACTGGCCACCGCGTATGCCGTCGCACGCGATGCCGGCGTGCCGTTGACGGCGCGGGGTGCGGGGACGTCGGTCGCAGGCAACGCCGTGGGCCCGGGCCTGGTCCTCGACCTGTCACGACACTTCAACCGGGTGCTCGAGATCGACCCGGACGCACGGACGGCGCGCGTCGAGCCGGGTGTCGTGCAGGACCAGCTGCAACGCGCCGCCGCTCCGCACGGGCTGCGCTTCGGCCCGGACCCGTCGACCTCGACCCGGTGCACCATCGGCGGGATGATCGGCAACAACGCGTGCGGCTCGCGCAGCCTGGGCTACGGACGGACCGCCGACAATGTCCTGGCGTTGCGTGGATTCTTCGGCACCGGCGGCGAATTCGCCGTCACGTCGGGCAGCGCCGATCCTGTCGAGTCGGCAGAGGCGACCGCACTGCGGACGTTGGGAGCCGACCACCTCGCGCACATCCGTACCCAGTTCGGACGATTCGGTCGCCAGGTCTCCGGCTATTCGATGGAGCATCTGCTGCCCGAGCGCGGCGCCGACGTCGCGCGTTTCCTGGTCGGCTCGGAGGGCACACTCGGCGTCGTCACCGAAGCCACGGTCCGGCTCGTGCCCGACCCGAAGCACCGGCGGATGATCGCCCTCGGCTTCGCCGACATCGTCGCGGCCGGCGCCGCATCACCGGCCGTGCTCGCGCACGACCCGACCGCGTGCGAGGGCCTGGATGCCCGGCTCATCGACGTGGTGCGCTCGCGGCGCGGCCCGGGCGCCGTGCCCGACCTGCCCCGCGGCGGCGCCTGGCTCTTCGTGGAGGTGAGTGGCGACGATGCGGCCGAAGTCGACGCCCGCGCAGCAGCAGTGGCGGCGGATTCCTCACTGGGAGCTGTCGATTCGCGGGTGGTGATGTCGGCGGCGGAGACCGCTGAGCTGTGGCGGATCCGGGCCGATGGCGCAGGGTTGGCGGGCCGCTCGCCGGCGGGCGAGCCGGCGTGGCCCGGCTGGGAGGACGCCGCGGTACCCCCGGACCAGCTGGGTGCCTACCTGCGCGACTTCGACGAACTGGTCGCCTCGCACGGGCTGACCTCCGCGCCGTTCGGGCACTTCGGCGATGGCTGCATGCACGTGCGGCTGGACCTTCCGCTGCAGCGCCCGGATGCGAAGCAGGTGCTGCGCTCCTTCATGACCGACGCGGCGAAGCTGGTCGGCCGGTACGGCGGGTCACTCTCCGGTGAGCACGGTGACGGTCGCGCCCGCAGCGAGCTGCTCCCCCATATGTATGACGCCCGCTCCCTTGCCCTCTTCGCGGAGGCGAAGCGAATCTGCGACCCCGAAAACCTGCTGAGCCCAGGTGTGCTCGTCGATCCTGCTCCGATCGACGCCGACCTGCGCTTCCCAGCACCCGCCGTGCCTGTGGCCCGCCGGACGCGCCGGTCCTCTCGTCTGGCATTGGCGTGGGCGGCCGACGGCGGCGACTTCGGCCAGTCGGTGCACCGCTGCACCGGGGTCGGCAAGTGCCGAGCGGACAACACCGGGTCGGGCGGCGTCATGTGCCCGTCATACCTCGCGACCAAGGAGGAGAAGAACTCCACCCGCGGACGCGCACGCGTGCTGCAGGAGATGATCAACGGCTCTGTTGTGCAAGCCGATTGGCGCGCGCCCGAGGTGCACGAGGCACTCGACCTGTGCCTGTCGTGCAAGGGCTGCCTGTCGGACTGCCCGACCGGGGTCGACATGGCGTCGATGAAGTCCGAAGTACTGCACCAGGCCTACGCCGGCCGCCGTCGGCCGATCTCGCACTACACGCTCGGGCGGCTGCCGCAGTGGCTCCGGCTGACGCGTCGGGCGCCGAGAATCTCCCGGCTGGCAATGCGTTTCGGAGACCGCTTCGGCTTCACCAAGCGGCTGGGTGGCGTCGATCCCCGGCGGTCGATCCCGGTCATCGCGCCCACCTCGTTCGCGCAGTGGGCGGCGTCGCACGACCTGGTTCCCTACGCGCCGGGTGTCACCGACCGGCCGGCGCTGCTGTGGGTGGACACATTCACCGACGAGTTCACGCCCGAGATCGGTGCCGCCATGGTCTCGGTCCTGCGGGACGCCGGCTATCGACCGGTGCTGCCACCGCGGACGGTGTGCTGCGGGCTGACCCTCATCTCGACCGGGCAGCTGGACGCCGCCAAATCCACTCTGCAGGCGTTGGTTTCGACGCTTGCACCGGCTGCGGACGACGGTGTCCCGATCGTCGGCGTGGAACCTTCGTGCACCGCGGTGCTGCGCCACGACCTGCTCGAGTTGTTGCCCGACGATCCGGCCGCCCGAGCCGTCGCCGGCGCGACGGTCACCCTCGCCGAGCTACTGAGCCGCACGGACGGGTGGCGAGCACCCGACCTCGCCGGGGTGCGCATCATCGCGCAACCGCACTGCCACCACCATGCGGTGATGAACTGGTCGGCGGACGAGAAGCTGCTCCTCGATGCCGGTGCCGAGGTCACCCGGGTGGGCGGATGTTGTGGTCTGGCCGGCAATTTCGGTGTCGAGCAGGGGCACTACGAGGTTTCGGTCGCCGTCGCCGAGACCAACCTGCTGCCTGCCGTGCGCGAGGCCGGTCCGGACGACGTGATCCTGGCCGACGGCTTCTCGTGTCGCACGCAGCTGCAGGACCTGGCGGGCACGTCCGCCATACATCTGGCGCAGCTGCTCGCCCACGCAGGTGCTGCACGACCCTGA
- a CDS encoding alpha-ketoacid dehydrogenase subunit beta, with translation MTAQKLSLAKGLNAGLRKAMEHDPKVVLMGEDVGKLGGVFRITEGLQKDFGEDRVIDTPLAESGIVGTAIGLALRGYRPVVEIQFDGFIYPAFDQIISQVSKMHARSLGHLRLPLVIRVPFGGGIGAVEHHSESNEAYFAHTAGLRVVTCADPADAYWMIQQAVASDDPVLFYEPKRRYHERAEVELDEDAGAPLPLNSARVARAGDDLTVLTYGPMVKTCLDAAGAAQGEGKSLEVIDLRSLSPLDTETIFTSVRKTGRCVVVHEAPTFLAMGAELAAQVQRECFYSLEAPVLRVGGYNIPYPPSRFEEDFLPDLDRILDSVDQALAF, from the coding sequence ATGACTGCTCAGAAACTGTCTCTCGCCAAGGGTTTGAACGCCGGCCTGCGCAAGGCCATGGAGCACGACCCGAAGGTCGTACTGATGGGAGAGGACGTCGGCAAGCTCGGCGGAGTCTTCCGCATCACCGAAGGCCTGCAGAAGGACTTCGGTGAGGACCGCGTCATCGACACCCCGTTGGCCGAGTCCGGCATCGTCGGCACCGCGATCGGGTTGGCGTTGCGTGGCTACCGCCCGGTGGTGGAGATCCAGTTCGACGGGTTCATCTACCCGGCGTTCGACCAGATCATCAGCCAGGTCTCCAAGATGCACGCGCGCTCGCTGGGCCACTTGCGACTGCCGCTGGTGATCCGCGTGCCGTTCGGTGGTGGCATCGGCGCCGTCGAGCACCACTCGGAGTCCAACGAGGCCTACTTCGCGCACACCGCCGGCCTGCGGGTCGTCACCTGCGCCGACCCGGCCGACGCCTACTGGATGATCCAGCAGGCGGTCGCCTCCGACGACCCGGTCCTGTTCTACGAGCCGAAGCGCCGCTACCACGAGCGGGCGGAGGTGGAGCTCGACGAGGACGCCGGTGCTCCGCTGCCGTTGAACAGCGCTCGCGTCGCGCGCGCCGGTGACGACCTCACGGTGCTGACCTACGGCCCGATGGTCAAGACCTGCCTGGACGCGGCGGGTGCCGCACAAGGGGAGGGCAAGTCGTTGGAGGTCATCGACCTGCGGTCGCTGTCACCGCTGGACACCGAGACGATCTTCACCTCGGTGCGCAAGACCGGCCGCTGCGTCGTCGTCCACGAGGCACCGACGTTCCTCGCGATGGGCGCGGAGCTGGCGGCGCAGGTGCAGCGCGAGTGCTTCTACTCGCTGGAGGCGCCGGTGCTGCGCGTAGGCGGATACAACATCCCCTACCCGCCGTCGCGTTTCGAGGAGGACTTCCTGCCCGACCTCGACCGCATCCTCGACAGCGTCGACCAGGCTCTCGCCTTCTGA
- a CDS encoding GntR family transcriptional regulator, whose translation MSLAEEAAAQVRAWLYDGTIGRDTFHSVPEVAQRLGMSRSPVREGLLGLAEAGLIEFVPKRGFRAVRPTGQDIAEIFALRLALEPVATADAARDGSADLLARLRRHLAAMCDAADRDDDVSFAAADEHLHATILDCAGNRRLTALIAGLRDTTRLIGASTADRSRSRADILAEHEPIVAAIAAADPGLAAREMRDHLLATGRLLIEQAQDDGDESAWESWAALIGEAPARHTVRQV comes from the coding sequence ATGTCCTTGGCGGAGGAGGCGGCGGCGCAGGTGCGCGCCTGGCTGTATGACGGGACGATCGGGCGCGACACGTTCCACTCGGTGCCGGAGGTGGCACAGCGGCTGGGCATGTCGCGCAGTCCGGTGCGTGAGGGCCTGCTCGGCCTGGCCGAGGCCGGACTCATCGAGTTCGTCCCGAAGCGCGGCTTCCGAGCGGTGCGTCCGACCGGCCAGGACATCGCCGAGATCTTCGCGTTGCGTCTGGCGTTGGAGCCCGTGGCGACCGCGGACGCCGCCCGGGACGGGTCGGCCGACCTGCTCGCTCGGCTGCGCCGGCACCTCGCGGCCATGTGCGATGCCGCTGACCGCGATGACGACGTTAGCTTCGCGGCCGCCGACGAGCACCTGCACGCGACGATCCTGGACTGCGCGGGTAACCGCCGGCTCACTGCGCTGATCGCCGGGCTGCGGGACACCACGCGGCTGATCGGAGCCTCCACCGCCGACCGGTCGAGGTCGCGCGCCGACATCCTCGCCGAGCACGAGCCGATCGTGGCCGCTATCGCGGCGGCCGATCCGGGCCTGGCCGCGCGGGAGATGCGTGATCACCTGCTCGCCACCGGCCGCCTGCTCATCGAGCAGGCGCAGGACGACGGGGACGAGTCGGCCTGGGAGTCGTGGGCAGCGCTGATCGGGGAGGCGCCGGCCCGTCATACCGTGCGGCAGGTATGA